From a single Nostoc edaphicum CCNP1411 genomic region:
- a CDS encoding DEAD/DEAH box helicase, translating into MTLSFQELGISQERVEQLEKIGFTEPTNIQVQAIPQLLSGRDVVGQSQTGTGKTAAFSLPILERLDINQRAVQAIVLTPTRELAMQVHDAIAQFIGNEGLRVLAIYGGQSIDRQMLQLKRGVHMVVGTPGRVIDLLDRGCLKLDQVKWFVLDEADEMLSMGFIDDVIKILSQAPVDRQTALFSATMPPSIRMLVNKFLRSPATVTVEQPKAAPNKINQVAYLIPRHWTKAKALQPILEMEDPETALIFVRTRRTAAELTSQLQGAGHSVDEYHGDLSQQARERLLIRFRNRQVRWVVATDIAARGLDVDQLSHVINYDLPDSVETYVHRIGRTGRAGKEGTAISLVQPFERRKQQTFERHNRQSWQVLTIPTRAQIEAKHILKLQELVREALTGERLASFLPIVSELIEEYDAQAIAAAALQIAYDQTRPAWLSSDVEIPQEESSAPKPRLGKRRESSSDRPRAAWKSDSSNGDEERHSSPKPKLRTSGSGRESSASPSKKLG; encoded by the coding sequence ATGACTCTTTCATTCCAAGAACTAGGCATTTCCCAAGAACGTGTCGAACAACTAGAAAAAATCGGTTTTACCGAACCCACTAACATTCAAGTCCAAGCAATTCCCCAATTGCTGAGTGGTCGTGATGTAGTAGGTCAATCTCAAACTGGAACAGGCAAAACGGCAGCATTTTCACTGCCAATTTTAGAGCGGCTGGATATTAATCAAAGAGCCGTGCAAGCCATAGTTTTAACACCAACTCGTGAATTAGCGATGCAAGTTCACGATGCGATCGCACAATTCATCGGTAATGAAGGATTGCGGGTGTTAGCAATCTACGGTGGTCAATCAATTGACCGCCAAATGTTACAACTCAAACGTGGCGTTCACATGGTCGTGGGTACTCCAGGACGGGTGATCGATTTGCTCGATCGCGGTTGTTTAAAGCTCGATCAAGTGAAGTGGTTTGTGTTGGATGAAGCCGATGAAATGTTGAGCATGGGCTTTATCGACGATGTGATCAAAATCCTCTCGCAAGCGCCCGTAGATCGCCAAACAGCTTTATTCTCGGCAACAATGCCACCCTCGATTCGGATGTTGGTGAATAAGTTCTTGCGATCGCCTGCAACTGTCACAGTTGAGCAGCCAAAAGCCGCTCCCAACAAGATTAATCAAGTAGCTTATTTGATCCCCCGCCACTGGACAAAAGCCAAAGCTTTACAACCAATTCTGGAAATGGAAGATCCAGAAACAGCTTTAATCTTTGTCCGCACCAGACGCACAGCCGCAGAACTCACCAGTCAGTTACAAGGGGCTGGTCATAGTGTCGATGAATACCACGGTGACTTGTCCCAACAAGCACGGGAACGGTTATTAATTAGATTCCGCAACCGTCAAGTCCGCTGGGTGGTAGCAACTGACATTGCAGCACGGGGGTTAGATGTCGATCAACTTTCCCATGTGATCAACTACGACTTACCCGACAGCGTAGAAACCTACGTCCACCGCATTGGTCGTACTGGTCGTGCTGGTAAAGAAGGAACAGCAATTTCTTTAGTACAACCATTTGAGCGCCGCAAACAGCAAACATTTGAACGTCATAACCGCCAAAGTTGGCAAGTGCTGACAATTCCCACACGCGCCCAGATTGAAGCAAAACACATTCTGAAATTGCAAGAACTAGTGCGAGAAGCCTTGACAGGTGAGCGTTTGGCTTCATTCTTGCCAATTGTCAGCGAACTGATTGAAGAATACGATGCTCAAGCGATCGCTGCCGCAGCATTGCAAATTGCTTACGATCAAACTCGTCCTGCTTGGTTGAGTTCAGACGTGGAAATTCCCCAAGAAGAGTCTTCTGCTCCCAAACCCAGACTTGGTAAGCGTCGTGAATCTTCCAGCGATCGCCCCCGTGCTGCGTGGAAATCAGATAGCA
- the rimO gene encoding 30S ribosomal protein S12 methylthiotransferase RimO: MGDKPTIAISHLGCEKNRIDTEHMLGMLVEAGYGVDTNEELADYVIVNTCSFIEAARQESVRTLVELAEANKKIVITGCMAQHFQEQLLEELPEAVAVVGTGDYHKIVNVIERVELGERVKQVSIEPTYIADETTPRYRTTTEGVAYLRVAEGCDYRCAFCIIPHLRGNQRSRTIESIVAEAEQLVSQGVKEIILISQITTNYGLDIYGQPKLAELLRALGKVDIPWIRMHYAYPTGLTPDVIAAIQETPNVLPYLDLPLQHSHPDVLRAMNRPWQGRVNDGIIDRIRTALPTAVMRTTFIVGFPGETSEHFEHLLEFVQRHEFDHVGVFTFSSEEGTPAYKLPNHLPQEVMDDRRYQLMELQQPISQKKNQQEVGKIVDVLIEQENPESGELIGRSGRFSPEVDGLVYVKGQAKLGTIVPIAIHHADTYDLYGQVVNN; this comes from the coding sequence ATGGGTGATAAGCCAACAATTGCCATTTCTCACTTGGGCTGCGAGAAAAATCGGATTGATACAGAACACATGCTGGGAATGCTCGTAGAAGCAGGCTACGGTGTAGATACAAATGAAGAGTTAGCCGATTACGTTATAGTTAATACCTGTAGTTTTATTGAAGCGGCCCGGCAAGAATCTGTCAGAACTTTGGTAGAACTGGCAGAGGCAAATAAAAAGATCGTAATCACTGGCTGTATGGCGCAACACTTCCAAGAACAACTTTTGGAAGAGTTACCCGAAGCAGTCGCCGTTGTCGGCACTGGCGATTATCACAAAATTGTAAATGTAATTGAGCGTGTTGAACTTGGCGAGCGGGTCAAACAGGTTAGTATTGAGCCAACCTACATTGCCGACGAGACTACACCGCGCTATCGTACTACAACCGAGGGCGTAGCTTATCTACGGGTTGCAGAAGGATGTGATTATCGTTGTGCATTTTGTATCATTCCTCATCTTCGAGGGAACCAGCGATCGCGTACTATAGAATCTATCGTCGCCGAAGCGGAGCAGTTAGTTAGTCAAGGGGTAAAGGAAATTATTCTAATTTCCCAAATCACCACTAATTACGGTCTAGATATTTACGGCCAGCCAAAATTAGCGGAATTACTTCGCGCTTTGGGGAAAGTAGATATACCGTGGATCAGAATGCACTATGCTTATCCCACGGGACTAACCCCAGATGTGATTGCGGCGATTCAAGAAACACCCAACGTCTTGCCTTACCTGGATTTGCCCTTGCAGCATTCCCATCCAGATGTTCTCCGCGCCATGAATCGTCCTTGGCAAGGACGCGTAAATGATGGGATTATAGATCGCATTAGAACGGCGCTACCAACAGCCGTAATGCGGACAACATTTATTGTTGGTTTCCCAGGAGAAACAAGCGAGCATTTTGAGCATCTACTAGAGTTCGTTCAGCGGCATGAATTTGATCATGTTGGTGTCTTCACCTTTTCCTCTGAGGAAGGAACCCCAGCTTACAAACTACCAAATCACTTGCCCCAAGAAGTGATGGACGATCGCCGATACCAACTGATGGAACTCCAGCAACCGATTTCTCAAAAGAAAAATCAACAGGAAGTAGGCAAAATCGTCGATGTCCTGATTGAGCAAGAAAATCCTGAAAGTGGTGAATTAATCGGTCGTTCAGGTAGATTTTCCCCAGAGGTTGATGGTCTGGTATATGTCAAAGGCCAGGCAAAATTAGGAACCATCGTGCCAATAGCGATTCACCACGCTGATACATACGACCTCTATGGTCAAGTAGTCAATAACTAA
- the btpA gene encoding photosystem I biogenesis protein BtpA — MDLYQIFKTRSPIIGVVHLLPLPTSPRWGGSLKAVIDRAEQEAAALASGGVDGLIVENFFDAPFTKNQVDPVVVSAMTIVVQRIQNLVTLPIGLNVLRNDGKSAMAIASCVQAQFIRVNVLTGVMATDQGLIEGEAHQLLRYRRELGSDVKILADVLVKHARPLSSPNLTVAVKDTIERGLADAVILSGWATGSPPNLEDLELACGAANGTPVFIGSGANWENIDTLMQAADGVIVSSSLKRHGRIEQPIDPIRVSQFVEAARRNWNSKGESKSAEQVKLHS; from the coding sequence GTGGACTTATATCAGATATTTAAAACTCGCTCACCAATTATTGGCGTGGTTCACCTGCTACCACTGCCTACCTCACCCCGTTGGGGAGGTAGTTTAAAAGCGGTGATTGATCGTGCCGAACAAGAAGCCGCAGCCTTAGCAAGTGGAGGGGTTGACGGGCTGATTGTCGAGAATTTTTTCGATGCGCCGTTTACCAAAAACCAAGTCGATCCAGTGGTTGTGAGTGCCATGACCATTGTGGTGCAGCGAATACAGAATTTGGTGACTTTGCCTATAGGCTTAAATGTTTTGCGAAACGATGGCAAAAGTGCAATGGCGATCGCTAGCTGTGTGCAAGCGCAATTTATCCGCGTCAACGTCCTCACAGGGGTGATGGCAACCGACCAAGGATTAATTGAGGGAGAAGCCCATCAGTTACTCCGTTATCGACGGGAGTTAGGTTCTGATGTTAAAATCCTGGCCGATGTGTTGGTGAAACACGCCCGTCCTTTGAGTTCTCCAAATCTCACAGTCGCCGTGAAAGACACCATTGAAAGGGGTTTAGCAGACGCAGTGATTTTATCTGGTTGGGCTACTGGTAGTCCTCCTAACTTAGAAGATTTGGAACTAGCTTGTGGCGCAGCAAATGGTACACCAGTGTTCATCGGTAGCGGGGCCAATTGGGAAAATATTGATACATTGATGCAGGCAGCAGATGGCGTAATAGTTTCCAGTTCCCTGAAACGTCATGGACGTATAGAGCAACCAATTGACCCTATTCGCGTCAGTCAATTTGTGGAAGCTGCCCGTCGCAATTGGAACTCCAAAGGTGAAAGCAAATCAGCAGAACAAGTGAAGTTACATTCTTAA
- a CDS encoding vitamin K epoxide reductase family protein encodes MIRRRSTPWIHKWSRPLIAAIAGCGALITGYLTIEKLTGGSAACVAEAGAKGCNDVLSSPWATVFGQPLALFGFLAYISMVVLALAPFTFKSGENNSRKQLENWTWWLLLVGAIAMSVFSGYLMYVLASQIKAICPYCIGSALFSVSLLVLTIIGRTWEDIGQILFTALIVGMVTLIGTLGVYAGVNQSQVTPGTPGQPVKISFTPNVKPNPAFGWEITTTSGEAEIALARHLAQVGAKQYSAYWCPHCHEQKLLFGKEAEEIVNNDIKVECAADGLKAQPELCQAAKIEGFPTWIINGKSYSGVQNLEELAKVSAYTGPRNFKYFK; translated from the coding sequence ATGATTCGCCGTCGTTCTACTCCTTGGATTCATAAATGGTCACGTCCATTGATTGCCGCGATCGCTGGATGTGGTGCCCTGATCACAGGTTATCTCACCATAGAAAAGTTAACCGGAGGCAGTGCCGCTTGTGTGGCAGAAGCTGGTGCTAAGGGCTGTAATGATGTACTTTCCAGTCCTTGGGCAACGGTTTTTGGTCAGCCGTTAGCTTTGTTTGGATTTTTGGCATACATCAGTATGGTGGTATTGGCTTTGGCTCCCTTCACATTCAAATCAGGGGAAAACAATAGCCGCAAACAATTGGAAAATTGGACATGGTGGTTGCTGCTGGTGGGTGCGATCGCGATGTCTGTCTTTAGCGGCTATTTAATGTACGTGCTGGCATCTCAAATCAAAGCTATTTGTCCTTACTGTATCGGTTCAGCTTTGTTCTCTGTGAGTCTTTTGGTACTGACAATTATCGGTCGGACTTGGGAGGATATTGGACAAATCTTATTTACCGCTCTGATTGTCGGGATGGTGACACTGATTGGTACTTTAGGTGTCTACGCTGGTGTGAATCAATCACAGGTTACACCTGGAACTCCTGGACAACCTGTAAAAATTTCCTTTACTCCCAATGTAAAACCTAACCCAGCATTTGGTTGGGAAATTACCACTACTTCTGGTGAAGCAGAAATAGCCTTAGCACGCCATCTAGCGCAAGTAGGTGCGAAGCAATACAGTGCTTACTGGTGTCCTCACTGTCATGAACAAAAGCTGCTTTTTGGTAAAGAAGCTGAGGAAATAGTCAACAATGATATCAAGGTAGAGTGCGCTGCCGATGGACTCAAAGCTCAACCAGAACTTTGTCAAGCCGCAAAAATTGAAGGCTTTCCCACTTGGATTATCAATGGTAAAAGCTATAGCGGAGTTCAAAACTTAGAGGAACTAGCGAAAGTTTCTGCCTACACAGGGCCTCGTAACTTCAAGTATTTCAAATAA
- a CDS encoding CHASE2 domain-containing protein: MNQQLGKRFVKLIFELKQSLSRGHRELITAASVAACVLLLRSIGLLQSLELAALDQFFHLRPNEPPEERITIVVIDEAYLDEVGSWPIPDAKIALLLQKLNVYKPRAIGLDIYRNLPVQPGNKELRNAYKSMPNLVGIELLANDKNKSIGVLPPPGLSRHQVGFNNVLYDPDGKVRRSLLYWHINNQVHESFALKLALLYLESEDITPSKAKSNPEYLQLGKAAFTRFEGNDGAYMGANARGYQILTNFPKPQCQSSSGEFCSFRQVSMRDVLADKVQEKLIKDRIILIGSTAPSLQDFVFIPYSSSLMGTAKPVPGIQLQAYFISELISAALDGRPLLKVWTDLVEYLWIFVWSYLGAVTTWRMQNTTRSLLSILVSCFVFTLSAYVAFLHGWWIPLIPSLFCFGSSAIWMISHIAHMQEEWKRSKEFLHHVINTIPDPIFVKNEQHQWIVLNEAYCRFIGYPKKLLIEKSDYDFFSKHEADVFRQQDDLVFRTQQPQEHEEEFTNADGQTHQIATKRSLHKDSAGNFFLVGVIRDITQRKLMEDQLKRTAAELFRSNNELKLKEDHLRYLAYHDPLTGLSNRKFFAEQLYESLHWAQHNNLLLGLLFIDLDGFKQVNDTLGHETGDRLLMTIAGRLSNSLRSSDTVSRLGGDEFTVILRAIPNVQIAAKVAEKILSSITKPIVLDGYTIRVSASIGISVYPYNSQDSETLMKQADAAMYRAKRLGKNRYEFA; this comes from the coding sequence ATGAATCAGCAGCTAGGCAAGCGTTTTGTAAAGTTAATCTTTGAACTGAAACAATCGCTTAGTCGAGGACACAGAGAATTGATTACTGCGGCCAGCGTTGCAGCCTGCGTCCTACTTTTGCGCTCCATCGGATTATTGCAATCTTTGGAGCTGGCAGCTTTGGATCAATTTTTTCACTTACGTCCAAATGAACCGCCAGAAGAACGTATTACGATTGTAGTGATTGATGAGGCCTATTTAGACGAAGTAGGTTCATGGCCGATTCCAGATGCGAAGATTGCCCTGTTGTTGCAAAAATTAAATGTCTACAAACCCCGTGCTATTGGCTTAGATATCTACAGAAATTTGCCAGTACAGCCTGGCAATAAGGAACTGCGTAATGCTTATAAGTCAATGCCTAATTTGGTTGGGATTGAATTACTGGCAAATGACAAAAATAAAAGCATTGGAGTTTTACCTCCACCTGGGCTGAGTCGCCACCAAGTGGGTTTTAACAACGTACTGTATGACCCTGATGGGAAAGTACGTCGCAGCTTGTTATATTGGCATATCAATAATCAAGTACACGAAAGTTTTGCCCTGAAGCTGGCTTTATTATATTTAGAGTCAGAAGATATTACTCCTAGCAAAGCAAAAAGTAATCCTGAGTATTTGCAATTGGGTAAGGCAGCATTTACTCGTTTTGAGGGTAATGATGGTGCTTATATGGGAGCTAATGCTAGAGGCTACCAAATTTTGACCAATTTTCCCAAACCCCAATGTCAAAGTTCATCTGGAGAATTTTGTAGTTTTCGCCAGGTATCGATGAGAGATGTACTGGCAGATAAAGTCCAAGAAAAGTTAATCAAAGATCGGATTATACTTATTGGCTCCACCGCACCCAGTCTCCAGGATTTTGTATTCATTCCTTACTCCAGCAGCCTAATGGGTACAGCAAAGCCTGTACCTGGTATTCAACTGCAAGCTTATTTTATTAGTGAGTTAATCTCTGCTGCTCTTGATGGAAGACCATTACTCAAAGTCTGGACTGACTTGGTGGAATACTTGTGGATTTTTGTCTGGTCTTATCTGGGAGCCGTAACGACATGGCGGATGCAAAATACAACTAGGAGCCTGCTTAGTATCTTAGTTTCTTGCTTTGTATTTACCCTAAGTGCATACGTTGCTTTTTTGCATGGTTGGTGGATACCACTCATTCCCTCACTGTTTTGCTTTGGCAGTTCAGCTATTTGGATGATCAGTCATATTGCCCACATGCAGGAAGAGTGGAAACGTTCTAAGGAATTTTTACATCACGTCATTAACACGATTCCTGATCCAATTTTTGTGAAAAATGAACAACACCAGTGGATTGTTTTAAATGAGGCATATTGTCGATTTATCGGTTATCCGAAGAAGTTATTAATTGAAAAGTCAGACTATGACTTTTTCTCTAAACATGAAGCTGATGTGTTTCGACAACAGGATGATCTGGTTTTTCGGACTCAGCAACCCCAGGAACATGAAGAAGAATTTACAAATGCAGATGGACAGACTCATCAAATTGCCACTAAGCGATCGCTCCACAAAGACTCAGCTGGCAATTTCTTTTTAGTTGGGGTTATCCGAGATATTACTCAGCGCAAGCTGATGGAGGATCAGCTGAAGCGTACTGCTGCTGAACTATTCCGCTCTAACAATGAATTAAAACTCAAAGAAGACCACTTACGTTATTTAGCGTATCACGACCCCCTCACTGGTTTATCCAATCGCAAATTTTTTGCTGAACAACTTTACGAGTCATTACATTGGGCGCAACACAACAACTTGTTGCTGGGACTGCTATTTATTGATCTAGATGGCTTTAAGCAAGTCAATGATACTCTGGGGCACGAGACGGGCGATCGCTTGTTAATGACTATCGCTGGAAGACTCAGCAACTCTTTACGTTCTAGTGATACAGTTTCTCGTTTGGGTGGCGATGAATTTACTGTGATTTTACGGGCAATTCCTAATGTTCAAATAGCTGCTAAAGTCGCTGAGAAAATTTTAAGCAGTATTACCAAGCCAATTGTCTTGGACGGCTATACAATCCGAGTCTCTGCCAGTATTGGCATTAGTGTTTACCCGTACAACAGTCAAGACAGTGAAACTTTGATGAAACAGGCAGATGCAGCAATGTACCGTGCCAAGCGTCTGGGTAAAAATCGCTACGAGTTTGCTTAA
- the nadB gene encoding L-aspartate oxidase, with protein MSQIDIPSQFDVLVVGAGAAGLYTALCLPESLRVGLITKETVALSASDWAQGGIAAAVAPEDSPTLHIEDTIQAGAGLCDRTAVEFLAQHAPSCIQSLVNLGVAFDRQGQALALTLEAAHSRRRVLHAADTTGREVTTTLTTQVLRRQNIQVIQQALALSLWIEPETGHCQGISLFYQGRVTWVRAGAVVLATGGGGQVFAQTTNPAVSTGDGVAIAYRAGSILRDLEFVQFHPTALTKPGADRFLISEAVRGEGAHLIDNEGRRFAFDYHPAGELAPRDVVSRAIFSHLQRTALDLATAHVWLDMRPIPVDKIRHRFPNIIKVCQHWGVDVFHEPIPVAPAAHYWMGGIVADLMNRTNIPGLYAVGETASTGVHGANRLASNSLLECIVFGAQMGQIELENIGLPSETPVLPLRKFSPDASEWQIQRAQLEALREKLPRLVWESAGICREQSKLESAIATIESWQQDFAALPLSQFLLALRPAEPASFDLPDVERQLGLWAETRNLLDVADLILKSAAFRTESRGGHYRLDYPQPDPNWQVHTLVQTDHWWKSPLLS; from the coding sequence TTGTCTCAGATAGATATTCCTAGCCAATTTGATGTCTTAGTAGTCGGTGCTGGTGCCGCCGGACTATATACAGCGCTGTGTCTACCAGAATCCTTGCGAGTCGGCTTGATTACCAAAGAAACTGTTGCTTTGTCCGCCAGTGATTGGGCACAAGGTGGCATTGCCGCAGCGGTAGCCCCAGAAGATTCTCCGACGCTGCATATTGAAGATACGATCCAGGCGGGTGCGGGTTTATGCGATCGCACCGCTGTAGAATTTCTCGCCCAACATGCCCCTAGCTGTATTCAATCCCTAGTTAACTTGGGGGTAGCTTTTGACCGTCAAGGTCAAGCCTTGGCTTTAACTTTAGAAGCCGCCCATTCTCGCCGCCGTGTACTCCACGCTGCGGACACCACAGGGAGGGAAGTTACCACCACCCTCACCACCCAAGTATTACGTCGCCAGAATATTCAAGTCATTCAGCAAGCTTTGGCTTTGAGTTTGTGGATTGAACCTGAAACTGGTCACTGTCAGGGAATTAGCCTGTTTTATCAAGGTAGAGTCACATGGGTAAGAGCTGGTGCTGTGGTACTGGCAACTGGTGGTGGCGGTCAGGTATTTGCTCAAACTACTAACCCGGCTGTGAGTACAGGTGATGGGGTAGCGATCGCATATCGGGCTGGGTCCATCCTCCGTGATTTAGAATTTGTCCAATTTCACCCCACTGCCCTTACTAAACCTGGTGCCGATCGCTTTCTCATCAGCGAAGCTGTACGCGGCGAAGGGGCACATCTCATCGATAATGAAGGGCGGCGTTTTGCCTTTGACTACCACCCTGCGGGTGAACTCGCACCTAGAGATGTGGTCAGTAGAGCAATTTTTAGCCATTTACAACGTACTGCCCTTGATTTGGCGACTGCCCATGTCTGGTTGGATATGCGCCCCATCCCCGTCGACAAGATTCGTCACCGCTTTCCCAACATCATCAAAGTTTGTCAGCATTGGGGCGTTGATGTCTTCCATGAACCAATTCCAGTAGCACCAGCTGCCCATTATTGGATGGGTGGAATTGTCGCGGATCTGATGAATCGCACAAATATCCCTGGTTTGTACGCAGTGGGTGAAACTGCTAGTACGGGGGTGCATGGGGCAAATCGCCTTGCTAGTAATTCTCTGTTGGAATGTATTGTGTTTGGGGCCCAAATGGGCCAAATTGAGTTGGAAAATATTGGGCTGCCGTCAGAAACACCAGTGCTACCATTACGGAAATTTAGTCCTGATGCCAGTGAGTGGCAGATCCAGCGAGCACAGCTAGAAGCACTCAGAGAGAAGTTACCACGTCTAGTGTGGGAAAGTGCTGGTATTTGTCGGGAACAATCAAAGTTGGAAAGTGCGATCGCTACTATTGAATCTTGGCAGCAAGATTTCGCGGCCTTGCCTTTAAGTCAATTCTTGCTTGCTTTACGTCCAGCAGAACCAGCTAGTTTTGACCTACCAGATGTTGAACGGCAATTGGGACTTTGGGCAGAAACCCGCAATTTATTAGATGTAGCTGATTTAATTCTCAAAAGTGCTGCTTTTAGAACCGAAAGCCGAGGCGGACACTACCGTTTAGATTATCCTCAACCAGACCCAAATTGGCAAGTTCACACACTTGTACAAACAGATCATTGGTGGAAATCTCCACTATTGTCTTGA
- the psbU gene encoding photosystem II complex extrinsic protein PsbU, which translates to MKGLARLLTVFSLLLGCWVWLGTTQIAQAASFNSFAFPQVPVLAIERQNRADAKLATEFGKKIDLNNTNVRAFQQFPGLYPTLAKKIITNAPYKNVEDVLDLPGLSDRQKQTLQANLDNFTVTELEPAFNEGDDRFNNGIYR; encoded by the coding sequence GTGAAAGGATTGGCGCGTTTATTAACAGTGTTTAGTTTGTTACTTGGTTGCTGGGTATGGTTGGGAACAACTCAGATAGCCCAAGCTGCTAGTTTCAACAGTTTTGCTTTTCCACAAGTCCCAGTTCTGGCAATTGAGCGGCAGAATCGGGCAGACGCTAAACTAGCAACGGAATTTGGTAAAAAAATTGATTTGAATAATACCAACGTCCGAGCTTTTCAACAGTTTCCAGGGCTTTATCCCACCCTGGCTAAGAAAATCATCACGAATGCTCCCTACAAAAATGTAGAGGATGTATTGGATCTTCCAGGATTGAGCGATCGCCAAAAACAAACCCTGCAAGCCAACTTGGATAATTTCACTGTGACAGAACTAGAGCCTGCCTTCAATGAGGGAGACGATCGCTTTAACAACGGTATCTACAGATAA